A single Opisthocomus hoazin isolate bOpiHoa1 chromosome 1, bOpiHoa1.hap1, whole genome shotgun sequence DNA region contains:
- the USF3 gene encoding basic helix-loop-helix domain-containing protein USF3 isoform X1, with protein sequence MVPAVGPPPLSPPSPPALFSETMPEMTENETPTKKQHRKKNRETHNAVERHRKKKINAGINRIGELIPCSPALKQSKNMILDQAFKYITEMKRQNDELLLNGGNNEQAEEIKKLRKQLDELQKENGRYIELLKANDICLYDDPTIHWKGNLKNAKVSVVIPGDQVQKNIIVYSNGSQPNGNNQGASVQGITFNVSHNLQKQTANVVPVQRTCNIVTPVTISGIYPTENKPWSQATVPPLASAQAAPAGNVLELSTPENERGVLAAATASSQTAAQSGTEQELQCSSRNAPQNDQNLPKSKNDEEGTKLMKKTLLQGTSLPSSASTEATRDQQVTATCSNTHNSRSDLQESCVISTTETACVPSVRLSTADSFSSVNVLKSTDSVSSAGVAVSSAAEGLKAATAISTLPASPLENCWSFSGSSGVGTSDLKNMSSLTRMPSAGNTQTTWTTLQLAGNTVQPLSQAPSGIMTALLNEPVNGAGTVSSAHSKPLTTSISLSTSLPGDGQAAEQIVVTLPSCPPLPMQPLISQPQVKTQAAGNILPLNSAMQVIQMAQPVASAVTGAPANQNVIILQPPNPAPCPPIVRAEVPSQNVSQQIVIIQAANQNPLPLLSAQPSASVRVPVNGPTAVTNSGSSIQNASLPQTFGGKHLVHILPRPSSLPSSSSTQTFSVTMSNPQHPQTISLNGQLFALQPVMSSSGASNQAPMQIIQPTTSEDPNTNVALNTFGALANLNQSISQMAGQSCLHLSLSHPTNPTTVNNQIATVSCVSLPTSVASSVPAEVSVLTSASNSINASPKKAGAGLPSNAKSKRTNKKPSTKKHQAVSSKVPCPVVPGKDAGKVGCASVETVVAKHSNGEGLPENAPAASQALTTSQASGVAASSGVSVPDCRSKETASSEQAARTCPVPEPSSAEVPASSPQASVLSEQLALVPTTAKDAAPCQQARGAQSRPPAGSAVSESPKPCEPPSTLASSTEAHVMHSEVAGTSAAQNSTAGHTSKAGAVSESCNIAQDSSVVMQDADLLEGQGLTRMLSDLTKERTAVEKTSSFAIQGEHSDFSMENSKSAESNVDLTEKQELLLMNTEGDALSQHHSCMSDQEVVSASLIASRQADSPMSTSSGSSRGFSVASMLPDTTREDVTRSTSTSTCNSCTFSEQTDIVALAARAIFDQENLEKGGGGIQVNMRDAISKSNEVAPLEREQQAFKPQPVKENNAGPLEAAPNKFSAQDTAQTNVDRQVEKPSCSVGGAETSNTSLQISASQSPSITSLSVNNLIHQSRIVHPLVSCSSLSQSSEPASVPATVSLPVPSSTYISQSPGPAMMSEYAQEQLNAIRASTMQAPQLPESHLKQQSHEGRKDSAKRAVQDDLLLSTAKRQKQCQTTPIRLEGMALMNRTPESITDQTQMLVSQMPPNSSNSVASVSSQGHVDGLNRLFPSNSNFVTPALRQTEVQCGSQPPISEQQGQAGQHLQPIQHVPAQGISHLHSNHPYLKQQQAGQLRERHHLYQLQHHVTHGENSVHSQPHGVHQQRTIQQEVQMQKKRNLIQGTQAAQLSLQQKHHGSDQTRQKGGQPHPHHQQMQQQMQQHFGASQPEKNCENPATSRNHHNHPQSHINPDIMHQQQQEVSSRQQGSASEHVSGHSQMQRLMTSRGLEQQMVSQASIVTRPSDMTCTPHRQERNRVSSYSAEALIGKTPSNSEQRIGISLQGPRVSDQLEMRSYLDVSRNKGLVVHNMQGRLSVDHTVGADVQRLSDCQTFKPAGPNQQPAGSFDAQASRNSEIGNSVSSLRGMQSQAFRIGQNTGPSLERQKRLPYQPVQSIPTGNTLPARENENTCHQSFMQSLLAPHRGDQVGGSQRSISEHQRTTQCGASSTIEYSCPPARESVHIRRDGDGQSRESCDMSSAIGVINTRNSSLSIPFSSSSSSGDIQGRNTSPNISVQKSNPMRMTDSHGTKSHMNTPVSSNMHGVVRPTHPHPAVSHGNGEQGQPSVRQPNSSVTQRSRHPLQDSGGSKIRQPERNRSGNQRHGNVFDPSLPHLPLSASGSMILGRQQSAIEKRGSIVRFMSDGPQVSNDNAAPDQHTLSQNFGFPFIPEGGMNPPINANTSFIPPVTQPSATRTPALIPVDPQNTLPSFYPPYSPAHPTLSNDISIPYFPNQMFPNPSTEKPSSGSLNNRFGSILSPPRPVGFAQPSFPLLPDMPPMHMTNTSHLSNFNLTSLFPEIATALPPDGSAMSPLLSIANTSASDSSKQPSNRPAHNISHILGHDCSSAV encoded by the exons ATGGTCCCCGCGGTGGGGCCGCCGCCTCTCAGCCCGCCCAGCCCCCCT GCTCTCTTCTCTGAAACCATGCCAGAGATGACAGAGAATGAGACACCTACTAAGAAGCAACATCG AAAGAAAAACCGGGAGACACATAATGCAG TGGAGAGACATCGCAAGAAGAAGATTAATGCTGGGATAAACAGAATTGGAGAACTCATTCCCTGCTCTCCAGCACTTAAGCAG agcaAGAACATGATCCTGGATCAGGCCTTTAAGTAtataacagaaatgaaaagacagAATGATGAACTTCTGTTAAACGGCGGGAATAACGAACAGG CTGAAGAGATAAAAAAACTCCGGAAACAGCTGGATGAACTGCAAAAGGAAAACGGGAGATACATCGAACTACTGAAAGCAAATGATATTTGCCTGTATGATGACCCTACAATCCACTGGAAGGGCAACCtcaaaaatgcaaaggtctcAGTTGTTATTCCTGGTGATCAGGTTCAAAAGAACATCATTGTCTATTCCAATGGGAGTCAACCCAATGGAAATAACCAGGGAGCATCTGTCCAGGGAATAACGTTTAATGTCAGTCATAATTTACAAAAGCAAACAGCCAATGTTGTGCCAGTCCAGAGAACTTGCAACATAGTGACTCCTGTGACAATTTCTGGTATTTACCCCACAGAAAACAAGCCATGGTCACAAGCCACAGTTCCTCCGCTGGCATCTGCTCAGGCAGCTCCAGCAGGGAATGTTCTTGAGCTTTCCACCCCGGAGAATGAGCGAGGCGTGCTCGCTGCTGCTACTGCCAGCTCGCAGACTGCAGCTCAGTCCGGAACAGAACAGGAACTACAGTGTTCTTCAAGGAATGCACCACAGAATGATCAAAATCTCCCCAAAAGTAAAAATGATGAGGAGGGCACTAAATTAATGAAGAAAACGCTCCTGCAGGGTACCAGCCTTCCTTCCAGTGCTTCCACGGAAGCCACCCGGGATCAACAGGTGACTGCAACTTGCTCAAATACACACAATTCTAGGAGTGACCTTCAGGAAAGCTGTGTCATTTCAACCACGGAGACAGCTTGTGTGCCATCTGTGAGACTGTCTACTGCAGatagtttttcttctgtgaatgtCCTCAAAAGTACAGACTCGGTAAGTAGTGCTGGAGTTGCTGTGTCTTCTGCAGCAGAAGGACTTAAGGCTGCCACGGCAATAAGCACTCTGCCCGCCAGTCCCCTAGAGAACTGCTGGTCTTTTTCAGGCTCTTCAGGCGTTGGAACTTCAGACTTGAAAAACATGAGTAGCCTTACACGGATGCCTTCAGCTGGAAACACACAGACCACGTGGACAACTTTGCAGCTAGCGGGAAACACTGTTCAGCCACTAAGCCAAGCGCCATCCGGTATAATGACCGCGCTACTGAACGAGCCAGTTAATGGTGCTGGTACTGTGTCTTCTGCTCACAGCAAGCCTTTGACTACAAGCATCAGTTTGAGTACTTCTCTGCCTGGGGATGGCCAGGCAGCTGAACAGATTGTAGTTACCTTGCCCTCATGCCCGCCCTTACCTATGCAGCCGTTAATCAGCCAGCCACAGGTTAAAACTCAGGCTGCAGGAAATATCCTTCCATTAAATTCAGCTATGCAGGTGATTCAGATGGCTCAGCCAGTCGCATCAGCCGTTACAGGAGCACCAGCTAACCAGAATGTCATCATTCTCCAGCCTCCAAACCCTGCTCCGTGCCCTCCCATTGTGAGAGCGGAAGTTCCCAGCCAAAATGTTAGTCAGCAAATTGTAATTATACAAGCTGCTAATCAGAAtcctcttcccctcctctctgctcagccTTCTGCTTCTGTAAGAGTTCCCGTGAACGGGCCAACTGCAGTCACAAACTCCGGCAGCTCCATACAAAATGCCTCTCTTCCACAGACTTTTGGAGGGAAACACCTTGTCCATATATTACCAAGACCATCTTCTTTGCCATCCTCTAGCTCTACACAAACGTTTTCAGTTACAATGTCCAATCCACAGCATCCTCAAACCATCTCATTAAACGGGCAGCTTTTTGCATTGCAGCCTGTGATGTCTTCATCTGGAGCTTCAAACCAAGCCCCTATGCAAATTATTCAACCCACGACCAGCGAAGATCCAAATACCAATGTTGCCCTCAATACGTTTGGTGCTTTGGCTAACCTCAATCAAAGCATATCGCAAATGGCTGGGCAGAGCTGCTTACACTTGTCCCTCAGCCACCCTACCAATCCCACAACTGTCAATAACCAGATTGCCACAGTTAGCTGCGTGTCATTACCAACTTCTGTGGCATCTTCTGTACCTGCGGAGGTTTCAGTATTAACTAGTGCCTCCAATTCAATAAATGCTTCCCCCAAAAAAGCAGGTGCTGGCTTGCCCTCTAATGCAAAATCAAAAAGGACGAACAAAAAGCCAAGCACAAAGAAACACCAGGCAGTCAGTAGCAAAGTGCCCTGCCCCGTAGTTCCTGGCAAAGACGCAGGCAAGGTGGGCTGTGCCTCCGTGGAAACGGTGGTGGCAAAGCATTCGAACGGCGAGGGGCTGCCTGAAAATGCTCCAGCAGCGTCGCAAGCTTTAACGACGTCGCAGGCGAGCGGTGTGGCAGCGTCGAGTGGCGTCAGCGTTCCTGACTGTCGTTCCAAAGAGACTGCGAGCTCTGAACAGGCAGCGAGAACCTGCCCTGTCCCCGAGCCAAGCTCGGCAGAGGTGCCTGCGTCCTCGCCGCAGGCGTCCGTGCTGTCCGAGCAGCTGGCGCTCGTCCCGACGACTGCCAAAGACGCTGCTCCTTGCCAGCAGGCCCGGGGGGCTCAGAGCCGTCCACCAGCCGGCTCTGCCGTGTCAGAGTCTCCCAAGCCTTGCGAACCCCCCAGCACCTTAGCATCCTCTACCGAAGCGCACGTGATGCATTCTGAGGTGGCTGGGACATCAGCAGCGCAGAACAGCACAGCGGGTCATACTTCCAAGGCAGGAGCAGTTTCGGAGTCCTGCAACATTGCGCAGGATTCCTCAGTGGTAATGCAAGATGCGGACTTGTTAGAAGGACAGGGTCTAACCAGAATGCTGTCTGATCTCACAAAAGAAAGAACAGCTGTGGAAAAAACCTCTTCATTTGCCATCCAGGGAGAGCATTCTGATTTTTCCATGGAAAACTCTAAATCAGCCGAATCAAATGTTGATTTAACTGAGAAGCAGGAGCTCTTGCTGATGAACACGGAAGGCGATGCTCTCTCCCAGCATCACTCCTGCATGTCTGACCAGGAAGTAGTCAGTGCTTCCCTTATCGCTAGCAGGCAGGCAGACTCCCCCATGTCAACTAGCTCTGGCAGCAGTCGAGGCTTCTCAGTTGCCTCTATGTTGCCAGATACCACCAGAGAAGACGTTACTAGGAGCACCTCAACCAGTACATGTAACAGCTGCACGTTTTCAGAACAGACTGACATTGTAGCTCTTGCAGCAAGAGCTATTTTTGACCAGGAAAACCTCGAGAAAGGTGGAGGAGGAATACAGGTTAACATGAGGGATGCCATCTCTAAGTCGAATGAAGTTGCACCATTGGAGAGAGAGCAACAGGCTTTTAAACCTCAGccagtgaaagaaaacaatgcAGGGCCACTGGAAGCAGCACCAAACAAATTCAGTGCTCAAGATACAGCACAGACAAATGTCGACAGACAGGTTGAAAAGCCAAGCTGCTCTGTGGGAGGTGCGGAAACATCAAACACTTCTTTGCAGATTTCTGCTTCCCAGTCACCAAGCATAACCAGTTTAAGCGTGAATAATCTAATACACCAGAGCCGCATTGTCCATCCCCTTGTGAGTTGCTCAAGTTTATCCCAGTCTTCAGAGCCAGCCAGTGTCCCTGCGACTGTGAGCCTCCCCGTTCCCTCCAGCACATACATCAGTCAGTCTCCAGGACCGGCCATGATGAGTGAGTATGCTCAGGAACAACTGAATGCTATCAGGGCAAGCACCATGCAGGCTCCCCAGCTGCCGGAATCGCACTTAAAGCAGCAAAGTCATGAAGGTCGCAAGGACTCTGCCAAGCGGGCTGTTCAGGATGACCTTCTGCTTTCCACGGCGAAGAGGCAAAAGCAGTGCCAGACAACGCCCATAAGGCTGGAGGGGATGGCCTTGATGAACCGGACACCGGAGAGCATCACTGATCAAACACAAATGCTGGTCAGTCAGATGCCTCCTAACTCGTCCAATTCGGTGGCATCAGTGAGCAGTCAAGGGCATGTGGATGGCCTTAATAGGTTGTTCCCATCAAACAGCAACTTTGTAACACCAGCTTTGAGACAAACGGAAGTTCAGTGCGGATCTCAGCCACCAATTTCAGAGCAGCAaggccaggcagggcagcactTGCAGCCAATTCAGCATGTTCCTGCTCAAGGCATATCTCACCTTCACAGTAATCATCCATACCTCAAGCAACAGCAGGCTGGTCAGTTAAGAGAAAGGCACCACCTGTATCAGCTGCAGCACCATGTCACTCATGGGGAAAACTCAGTCCACTCTCAACCTCACGGTGTCCACCAACAGCGAACAATACAGCAGGAGGTGCAGatgcaaaagaaacgaaatctcATCCAGGGAACACAAGCCGCTCAACTTTCCCTGCAGCAAAAACACCACGGAAGTGACCAAACGCGGCAGAAAGGTGGTCAGCCTCATCCTCACCACCAGCAAATgcagcagcagatgcagcagcacTTTGGAGCTTCCCAGCCTGAAAAGAACTGTGAAAATCCTGCAACAAGCAGAAACCATCATAACCACCCTCAGAGCCATATAAATCCGGATATTATGCATCAACAGCAACAAGAGGTTAGCAGCAGACAGCAAGGTTCAGCTTCCGAACACGTGTCAGGGCACAGTCAGATGCAGAGACTTATGACCTCAAGGGGCTTAGAGCAGCAGATGGTGTCCCAGGCAAGTATCGTAACCAGACCATCAGATATGACATGCACCCCTCATAGGCAGGAAAGAAATAGAGTTTCCAGTTACTCTGCTGAGGCACTCATTGGGAAGACGCCCTCTAATTCGGAACAGAGAATAGGAATATCCCTTCAAGGCCCGAGGGTTTCTGACCAGCTTGAAATGAGAAGCTATCTTGACGTTTCTAGAAATAAAGGGTTGGTCGTTCATAATATGCAGGGCCGCTTATCCGTTGACCATACAGTTGGCGCAGATGTGCAGCGGCTTTCTGACTGTCAAACATTTAAGCCAGCTGGACCAAATCAACAACCAGCGGGCAGTTTCGATGCACAGGCTTCAAGAAACAGCGAAATCGGTAATTCTGTGTCATCCCTCAGGGGCATGCAGTCGCAAGCTTTTCGAATCGGTCAAAATACGGGGCCGTCCTTAGAAAGACAGAAGAGATTGCCCTACCAGCCAGTGCAGAGTATTCCAACGGGAAATACCCTGCCAGCAAGGGAAAACGAGAACACGTGCCACCAAAGTTTCATGCAGAGCTTACTTGCACCTCACCGTGGAGATCAAGTTGGTGGAAGCCAAAGATCCATCTCAGAACATCAAAGGACGACGCAGTGTGGCGCCTCCTCCACGATTGAGTACAGCTGTCCCCCAGCACGGGAGAGCGTCCACATCCGAAGAGATGGTGATGGCCAGAGTAGGGAGAGCTGTGACATGTCTTCTGCAATTGGTGTGATTAACACAAGGAACAGTTCTTTGAGTATTCCTTTTTCGAGTTCTTCTTCCTCGGGAGATATTCAGGGTCGCAATACAAGCCCAAACATCTCTGTGCAGAAGTCCAATCCCATGAGGATGACGGACAGTCATGGAACTAAGAGCCACATGAATACGCCTGTTTCTAGCAACATGCACGGAGTTGTGAGGCCAACTCACCCTCACCCTGCAGTCTCTCACGGAAATGGCGAGCAAGGACAACCTTCTGTTCGTCAGCCAAATTCCTCAGTAACTCAGCGGTCGAGGCATCCTCTGCAAGATAGTGGAGGTTCTAAAATACGTCAGCCCGAAAGGAATCGATCTGGAAATCAAAGACATGGAAACGTCTTTGACCCTAGTCTTCCCCATCTTCCGCTCTCCGCCAGCGGCAGTATGATCCTCGGGCGCCAGCAGTCTGCGATAGAAAAAAGAGGAAGCATTGTCCGATTTATGTCTGATGGCCCTCAAGTCTCTAATGATAACGCGGCCCCTGACCAACATACCCTCTCTCAGAATTTTGGATTCCCTTTTATTCCGGAGGGTGGCATGAATCCACCGATAAATGCCAATACCTCTTTCATCCCACCAGTCACTCAGCCTAGTGCCACTCGGACACCAGCTCTAATCCCGGTCGATCCCCAGAATACGCTGCCATCCTTCTATCCTCCGTACTCCCCTGCCCATCCTACCCTTTCCAACGACATCTCTATCCCTTACTTTCCCAATCAAATGTTTCCTAACCCAAGCACGGAGAAGCCGAGTAGTGGAAGTTTAAACAATCGATTTGGATCCATTTTGTCTCCTCCCAGGCCTGTTGGTTTTGCTCAGCcgagttttcctttgcttccggATATGCCACCGATGCACATGACCAACACATCGCACTTATCCAATTTTAACTTGACGTCTTTGTTTCCAGAAATCGCCACAGCTCTTCCTCCAGATGGTTCAGCGATGTCGCCTTTGCTTTCCATTGCAAACACGTCTGCGTCAGATTCTTCCAAGCAGCCCTCGAACCGACCTGCCCACAATATAAGCCATATCCTAGGTCACgactgcagctctgctgtatGA